A genomic window from Triticum urartu cultivar G1812 chromosome 7, Tu2.1, whole genome shotgun sequence includes:
- the LOC125525219 gene encoding ABC transporter G family member 42: protein MEKVWDSGRRMSRSIGRGMGVETWGVDEAFLQGGGGGGSRRGSRGRADDDEEALRWAAIERLPTYSRMRTSILQAEAAAAAAASPTDGAAEGKQQYKEVDVRKLAVGERQEFIERVFRVAEEDNQRFLRKLRDRIDRVGIELPTVEVRFERLTVQARCHVGSRALPTLLNAARNIAEGALGLLGVRLGRQATLTILKDISGAVRPSRMTLLLGPPSSGKTTLLLALAGKLDPSLARGGEVAYNGFPLDEFVPQKTAAYISQTDVHVGEMTVKETLDFSARCQGVGTKYDLLTELARREKEAGIRPEPEVDLFMKATSMEGVESSLQTDYTLRILGLDICADTIVGDQMQRGISGGQKKRVTTGEMIVGPTKVLFMDEISTGLDSSTTFQIVKCLQQIVHLGEATILMSLLQPAPETFELFDDIILLSEGQIVYQGPRDCVLEFFESCGFRCPERKGTADFLQEVTSKKDQEQYWADKQRPYRYVSVSEFAQTFKRFHVGLQLENHLSVPFDKSRSHQAALVFSKHSVSTRELLKASFDKEWLLIKRNSFVYIFKTIQLIIVALIASTVFLRTQMHTRNLDDGFVYVGALLFTLIVNMFNGFAELPLTITRLPVFFKHRDLLFYPAWIFTLPNVVLRIPFSMIESIVWVVVTYYTMGFAPEADRFFKQLLLVFLIQQMAGGLFRAIAGLCRSMIIAQTGGALFLLIFFVLGGFLLPKDFIPKWWIWGYWISPLVYGYNALAVNEFYSPRWMDKFVMDKNGVPKRLGMAMLEGANIFTDKNWFWIGAAGLLGFTIFFNVLFTLCLTYLDPLGKPQAVISEETAKEAEDNGLPRETVSNGSTRRNGSMKSKDGSNNKEMREMRLSARLSNSSSNGISNGISRVMSVGSNEAAPRRGMVLPFSPLSMCFDDVNYYVDMPAEMKQQGVTDDRLQLLRDVTGSFRPGVLTALMGVSGAGKTTLMDVLAGRKTGGYIEGDIRISGYPKNQATFARISGYCEQNDIHSPQVTIRESLIYSAFLRLPEKIGDQDITDEIKIQFVDEVMELVELDNLKDALVGLPGISGLSTEQRKRLTIAVELVANPSIIFMDEPTSGLDARAAAIVMRTVRNTVDTGRTVVCTIHQPSIDIFEAFDELLLLKRGGQVIYSGKLGRNSQKMTEYFEAIPGVPKIKDKYNPATWMLEVSSVAAEVRLSMDFADYYRTSDLYKQNKVLVSQLSRPEPGTSDLYFPTEYSQSIIGQFKACLWKHWLTYWRSPDYNLVRFSFTLFTALLLGSIFWKIGTNMGDANTLRMVIGAMYTAVMFVGINNCATVQPIVSIERTVFYRERAAGMYSALPYAIAQVVMEIPYVFVQTSYYTLIVYAMMSFQWTAVKFFWFFFVSYFSFLYFTYYGMMTVSISPNHEVAGIFAAAFYSLFNLFSGFFIPRPKIPKWWIWYYWICPLAWTVYGLIVTQYGDMEDIITVPGQSNQTISYYITHHFGYHRSFMAVVAPVLVLFAVFFAFMYALCLKKLNFQTR, encoded by the exons cgccgcctcgccaacTGACGGGGCGGCAGAAGGCAAGCAGCAGTACAAGGAGGTGGACGTGCGGAAGCTGGCGGTGGGCGAGCGGCAGGAGTTCATCGAGCGCGTCTTCCGCGTCGCCGAGGAGGACAACCAGCGCTTCCTCCGCAAGCTGCGCGACCGCATCGACAG ggTGGGCATCGAGCTCCCGACGGTGGAGGTGCGGTTCGAGCGGCTGACGGTGCAGGCGCGGTGCCACGTGGGCAGCCGCGCGCTGCCGACGCTGCTCAACGCGGCGCGCAACATCGCGGAGGGCGCCCTGGGGCTCCTCGGGGTGCGGCTGGGCCGGCAGGCGACACTCACCATCCTCAAGGACATCTCGGGCGCCGTCCGGCCCTCGAGGATGACGCTGCTGCTGGGCCCGCCGTCGTCGGGGAAGACGACCCTGCTGCTGGCCCTGGCCGGCAAGCTGGACCCGTCTCTGGcgcgcggcggcgaggtggccTACAACGGGTTCCCGCTGGACGAGTTCGTGCCGCAGAAGACGGCGGCGTACATCAGCCAGACGGACGTGCACGTCGGCGAGATGACCGTCAAGGAGACGCTCGACTTCTCGGCCAGGTGCCAGGGCGTCGGCACCAAGTACG ATCTCCTGACCGAGCTGgcgaggagggagaaggaggccgGCATCCGGCCGGAGCCGGAGGTTGACCTTTTTATGAAG GCCACTTCGATGGAGGGAGTGGAGAGCAGCCTCCAGACGGACTACACCCTCAGG ATACTGGGGCTGGACATATGCGCGGACACCATCGTCGGCGACCAGATGCAGAGGGGCATATCCGGCGGCCAGAAGAAGCGCGTCACCACCG GAGAGATGATTGTCGGTCCGACAAAGGTGCTATTCATGGATGAGATATCGACTGGGTTAGACAGCTCCACCACCTTTCAGATTGTCAAATGTCTGCAGCAGATTGTGCACTTGGGCGAGGCCACCATCCTCATGTCCCTCCTCCAGCCAGCCCCTGAGACCTTTGAACTCTTTGATGACATCATCCTACTGTCAGAAGGCCAGATTGTTTATCAGGGACCCCGTGATTGTGTCCTTGAATTCTTTGAGTCCTGTGGCTTTCGCTGCCCAGAGCGCAAGGGCACTGCAGACTTTCTTCAAGAG GTGACATCAAAGAAGGATCAGGAGCAGTACTGGGCTGACAAGCAGAGACCGTACCGATATGTTTCAGTCTCAGAATTTGCGCAGACGTTTAAACGGTTTCATGTTGGACTACAACTCGAGAACCATCTCTCAGTGCCATTTGACAAGAGCCGCAGCCATCAGGCTGCCCTGGTATTCTCCAAGCACTCGGTATCAACTCGAGAGCTCCTCAAGGCATCCTTTGACAAGGAGTGGCTCCTCATAAAGCGCAACTCATTTGTATACATCTTCAAGACCATACAG CTCATTATTGTAGCCCTTATCGCGTCAACAGTCTTTCTAAGGACTCAGATGCACACAAGGAATCTGGATGATGGTTTTGTCTACGTGGGAGCACTGCTTTTTACTCTGATTGTGAACATGTTCAATGGTTTTGCCGAGCTCCCTTTGACCATCACAAGGTTGCCGGTGTTCTTCAAGCACCGGGACCTCCTCTTCTACCCTGCTTGGATATTCACACTACCGAATGTCGTTCTCAGAATCCCATTTTCAATGATCGAATCCATAGTATGGGTGGTTGTCACATACTACACTATGGGATTTGCCCCAGAAGCTGACAG ATTCTTCAAGCAGTTGCTCCTTGTGTTCTTGATCCAGCAGATGGCTGGTGGGCTTTTCAGAGCAATTGCTGGCCTTTGTAGATCCATGATCATTGCTCAAACCGGAGGAGCCCTGTTCCTTCTCATCTTCTTTGTCCTTGGAGGATTTCTTCTGCCAAAAG ACTTCATCCCAAAATGGTGGATCTGGGGCTATTGGATTTCACCGCTGGTGTATGGATATAATGCTCTAGCAGTGAATGAATTCTATTCTCCTCGGTGGATGGACAAGTTTGTAATG GACAAGAATGGTGTTCCTAAAAGACTAGGTATGGCTATGCTTGAAGGCGCCAACATTTTTACTGACAAAAACTGGTTCTGGATTGGAGCAGCAGGGCTGTTAGGTTTCACAATCTTCTTCAATGTGCTCTTTACTTTGTGCCTCACGTATCTGGATC CCTTGGGCAAACCACAAGCTGTTATATCTGAAGAAACTGCAAAGGAAGCAGAAGACAATGGGCTTCCGAGAGAGACAGTAAGCAATGGCAGCACAAGAAGAAATGGCAGCATGAAATCGAAGGATGGGTCCAATAACA AGGAAATGAGAGAGATGAGACTGAGTGCTCGTTTGAGCAATAGTTCATCAAATGGAATTTCTAATGGGATTTCACGAGTCATGTCCGTTGGCAGCAATGAAGCTGCTCCAAGAAGAGGAATGGTTCTTCCATTCTCCCCTCTATCTATGTGTTTTGATGATGTGAACTACTATGTCGACATGCCTGCA GAAATGAAACAGCAAGGAGTGACTGATGATAGGCTCCAATTGTTACGTGATGTTACTGGATCATTTAGACCTGGAGTGCTAACAGCACTCATGGGAGTCAGTGGAGCAGGAAAGACCACTCTTATGGATGTTTTAGCTGGAAGAAAGACTGGTGGTTACATTGAAGGAGATATCAGAATTTCTGGTTATCCGAAGAACCAAGCAACATTTGCAAGGATTTCTGGCTATTGTGAGCAAAATGATATCCATTCACCTCAGGTCACGATTAGGGAATCTCTGATATACTCCGCCTTCCTGCGTCTTCCTGAAAAGATCGGAGATCAAGATATCACTGATGAAATCAAGATT CAATTTGTTGATGAAGTTATGGAGTTAGTGGAGCTCGACAATCTGAAGGATGCTTTAGTTGGACTGCCAGGAATTTCAGGTCTTTCAACAGAGCAAAGAAAGAGGTTAACAATAGCTGTGGAGCTTGTCGCAAATCCATCGATCATCTTCATGGATGAACCGACATCAGGTCTTGATGCAAGAGCAGCAGCAATTGTCATGAGAACAGTGAGGAACACTGTTGACACTGGACGGACAGTGGTTTGCACAATCCACCAGCCAAGCATTGACATCTTTGAAGCTTTTGATGAG TTACTATTACTGAAAAGAGGAGGCCAGGTAATATACTCTGGGAAACTGGGTCGCAACTCACAGAAAATGACTGAATACTTCGAG GCGATTCCTGGAGTGCCTAAAATCAAAGATAAGTACAACCCTGCAACGTGGATGCTTGAGGTCAGTTCAGTTGCTGCAGAAGTACGCCTGAGTATGGATTTTGCTGACTACTACAGGACTTCAGATCTGTACAA GCAAAACAAGGTATTGGTGAGCCAGCTAAGTCGACCAGAACCAGGAACATCAGATCTGTATTTTCCTACAGAATACTCGCAATCCATTATAGGGCagttcaaagcctgcctctggaAGCATTGGCTGACCTATTGGCGCAGCCCAGATTACAACCTTGTCAGATTTTCCTTCACTTTGTTCACAGCCTTGCTGCTGGGCTCCATCTTTTGGAAGATTGGCACCAATAT GGGGGATGCCAATACTCTTAGAATGGTCATTGGAGCAATGTACACAGCAGTGATGTTTGTCGGCATCAACAACTGTGCAACCGTTCAACCAATTGTTTCAATCGAGAGAACAGTTTTCTACCGAGAGAGGGCTGCTGGGATGTACTCTGCACTGCCATATGCCATTGCTCAG GTTGTCATGGAGATACCTTATGTCTTCGTCCAAACCTCGTATTACACCCTCATCGTATACGCCATGATGAGCTTCCAGTGGACAGCTGTCAAGTTCTTCTGGTTCTTCTTCGTCTCCTACTTTTCCTTCCTCTACTTCACCTACTACGGGATGATGACTGTATCAATCTCACCAAACCATGAGGTTGCAGGCATCTTCGCCGCAGCTTTCTATTCCCTATTCAACCTTTTCTCTGGCTTCTTCATCCCAAGACCG AAAATCCCCAAATGGTGGATCTGGTACTACTGGATTTGCCCATTGGCATGGACAGTGTATGGGCTCATAGTGACACAATATGGAGACATGGAAGACATCATCACCGTCCCAGGCCAATCTAACCAGACAATCAGCTACTACATAACACATCATTTTGGATACCACAGGAGCTTCATGGCGGTCGTTGCACCGGTGCTTGTGCTCTTTGCAGTGTTCTTCGCTTTCATGTATGCTCTCTGCCTCAAGAAGTTGAACTTTCAAACACGGTAG
- the LOC125525221 gene encoding kinesin-like protein KIN-14M: MSAATAAESPERRRSEAVAWLRALLRESALPLPLPPPRASDDELRAALADGALLRAALDKLARPASPRYEGGAAAERDVGRFLAAVERMGLPSFAPSDLETGPMSAVVACLLALRDRFVSHAGEGWTCGLPQNGRMHTVGFPRRENGQVTQNSEVREDVKQMETTLQKVSKSPAMSEPPSVISRPELSSTARHAGRNFHEVFQLRQGGYSDLPSSKISDMMKSTSLDNAPTQSLLSVVNGILDEIIERKNGEIPYHLAFLLRKIILEVERRISTQAEHIRNQNNLMKAREEKYKSRIRVLEALASGTSGQIHVSSNAANGKAHVAAEPVHRMKMEKDKFEEKRQLLEEDQTKLTKDKENVTTLTKDKEDMTRLLNDKEDIIRLMKEKEEMARLIKEKEDTVILKKGKDGDRNQSADEHIAKPIMYKDELISLMKEKENYKVTIMKLKLELEAMKSSCEKSHSLLETKNKDVVNLLKDKENSGNVISQLRQELAMARRSHETYIQDLKTTALQENRNFEQRIKEVELKLEDSTKRERYLEELLEARIQTWEQKEIMLNQFVGLQMQNIQDLRLSSVSIRHEIQNCQKRWSEELSGLGQSLKVLANASEKYHAALEENRKLFNEVQELKGNIRVFCRIRPFLPNEDHKSSTTEITGDNGELILANPTKIGKEGNKLFKFNKVLGPTTSQDEVFRDIQPLVRSVLDGYNVCIFAYGQTGSGKTYTMTGPEDATEEELGVNFRALNDLFLISRNRGDTFNYEVSVQMIEIYNEQIHDLLGSNGSEKNLGILNSSHPNGLAVPDATLHPVNSTTDVIELMRTGLGNRSVGATALNERSSRSHSVVTVHVQGEDLKTGATLRGALHLVDLAGSERVDRSAVTGDRLKEAQHINKSLSALGDVIFSLSQKTSHVPYRNSKLTQVLQSSLGGHAKTLMFVQINPDVSSYAESLSTLRFAERVSGVELGAAKANKEGKDIKEFKEQLSLLKDKIAKKDEEINQLQTHSPRVKTGKRADSLLKHSSSSPGISSLGSKMQHRRTASGGKAMGLISRAGSDADNFSEISDRHSETSSMQSIDDIQQQREIMVLSKLPEDDMGPNSADPELASFGYADSEGRLSDISDSGISMGTETDGSISSMVDFALFPEQEKIASTWKEQETAPNTPKDRLPKVTTRVQKATTPKTAPSSSVWPKSRDSTPRSSASASTRRSTITQATSSPRTSNTPKRWN; this comes from the exons atgtccgccgccaccgccgccgagtCCC CGGAGCGGCGGCGATCGGAGGCCGTCGCGTGGCTGCGCGCGCTGCTCCGGGAGTCGGCGCTGCCGCTGCCGCTCCCGCCGCCGCGCGCCTCCGACGACGAGCTCAGGGCCGCGCTCGCGGACGGCGCGCTGCTCCGCGCCGCGCTCGACAAGCTCGCCCGCCCCGCCTCCCCGCGCTACGAG GGCGGAGCGGCGGCGGAGCGCGATGTCGGGCGGTTCCTCGCGGCCGTGGAGCGGATGGGCCTTCCCAGCTTCGCGCCCTCGGACCTCGAGACG GGCCCGATGTCAGCTGTGGTTGCCTGTCTTCTTGCACTAAGGGATCGGTTTGTCTCCCATGCTGGGGAAGGCTGGACCTGCGGCCTTCCACAAAATGGGAGGATGCACACCGTGGgattccccagaagggagaatGGTCAGGTCACACAAAATTCTGAAGTAAGAGAAGATGTCAAACAAATGGAAACAACGCTACAGAAGGTCTCCAAAAGTCCAGCCATGTCAG AACCACCTTCTGTTATATCACGACCTGAACTATCTTCTACAGCACGGCATGCCGGACGCAATTTTCATGAAGTCTTCCAACTGAGGCAAGGAGGTTATTCTGATCTGCCTAGTTCTAAAATTTCAGATATGATGAAATCCACCAGCTTGGAT AATGCCCCTACTCAGTCACTTTTGAGTGTTGTGAATGGCATCCTTGATGAGATTATTGAGAGGAAGAATGGAGAAATTCCTTAT CATCTCGCTTTCTTGTTGAGAAAGATCATATTGGAGGTTGAACGACGAATTTCTACGCAGGCTGAGCACATAAGAAAT CAAAATAACCTTATGAAAGCACGCGAAGAGAAATACAAATCGAGGATTAGAGTTTTAGAGGCATTGGCCAGTGGGACAAGTGGGCAAATACATGTAAGCTCAAATGCAGCAAATGGAAAAGCACAT GTTGCTGCAGAGCCTGTGCACCGGATGAAG ATGGAGAAAGACAAATTTGAAGAGAAAAGGCAATTACTTGAGGAAGATCAGACAAAGCTGACGAAGGACAAGGAAAATGTAACTACACTGACAAAGGATAAGGAAGATATGACTAGATTGTTGAATGACAAGGAAGACATAATTAGATTGATGAAAGAGAAGGAAGAAATGGCTAGGTTAATAAAGGAGAAGGAAGACACGGTTATCTTGAAGAAAGGCAAGGATGGGGATAGAAATCAATCAGCGGATGAACATATAGCTAAGCCAATTATGTATAAAGATGAACTCATCAGTTTGATGAAGGAGAAAGAAAACTATAAAGTTACAATTATGAAATTAAAGTTAGaattagaagccatgaaatcatCATGTGAAAAGAGCCACAGCCTGTTGGAAACTAAGAACAAAGATGTAGTTAATCTTCTAAAGGATAAAGAGAACAGTGGCAATGTAATATCACAACTCAGGCAAGAGCTTGCCATGGCAAGAAGATCACATGAGACATATATTCAAGATTTGAAGACTACGGCTTTACAGGAAAATAGGAATTTTGAACAGAGAATAAAGGAAGTGGAGCTAAAACTAGAAGATTCTACTAAGAGAGAAAGATATCTTGAAGAATTGTTGGAAGCAAGAATCCAGACCTGGGAGCAGAAGGAAATCATGCTGAACCAATTTGTAGGTCTACAAATGCAGAATATTCAG GATTTGAGGTTATCTTCTGTTTCCATTAGGCATGAAATCCAAAACTGCCAGAAGAGATGGTCTGAAGAACTTAGTGGCCTTG GACAAAGCCTTAAAGTATTAGCAAATGCTTCAGAGAAGTATCACGCTGCTCTTGAAGAAAACAGAAAATTGTTCAACGAGGTTCAGGAGCTAAAAG GAAATATCAGAGTCTTTTGCCGGATAAGACCTTTTCTTCCTAACGAGGATCATAAGTCTAGTACAACTGAAATTACTGGTGATAACGGTGAACTCATTTTAGCAAACCCTACAAAAATTGGAAAAGAGGGGAATAAGTTGTTTAAATTTAACAAAGTTCTTGGCCCCACTACTTCTCAAG ATGAGGTATTCAGGGACATTCAACCACTAGTTAGATCAGTCCTTGATGGCTATAATGTTTGCATTTTTGCGTATGGACAAACTGGATCAGGAAAAACCTACACAATG ACTGGACCTGAAGATGCTACGGAGGAGGAATTGGGTGTCAATTTCAGAGCTCTGAACGACCTGTTCCTTATATCACGCAATCGAGGAGATACATTCAATTATGAAGTCAGTGTTCAAATGATTGAGATATACAATGAACAAATCCATGATCTCTTAGGAAGCAATGGTTCAGAGAAGAA TCTAGGGATTTTGAATTCCAGCCATCCCAATGGGCTTGCTGTTCCTGATGCAACATTGCATCCCGTCAACTCTACGACCGATGTTATTGAGTTAATGAGAACAGGACTTGGGAACCGATCTGTGGGTGCAACAGCACTGAACGAGCGAAGCAGCAGATCTCACAG TGTTGTCACTGTACATGTTCAAGGTGAAGATTTGAAAACTGGAGCTACTTTGCGCGGGGCCCTCcatcttgttgatcttgctggaAGCGAAAGGGTGGACCGTTCTGCTGTTACAGGCGATAGACTCAAAGAAGCACAACACATCAATAAATCTCTGTCTGCTCTTGGAGATGTTATATTTTCTTTATCACAGAAGACTTCTCATGTGCCATACCGAAACAGCAAACTTACACAAGTCCTGCAAAGTTCTTTGG GTGGCCATGCGAAGACCCTGATGTTTGTGCAGATCAATCCAGATGTCTCATCTTATGCAGAGAGTTTAAGTACTTTGAGGTTTGCTGAAAGAGTTTCAGGAGTGGAACTAGGTGCTGCAAAGGCAAATAAAGAGGGCAAAGATATCAAAGAATTTAAGGAACAG CTCTCACTGCTCAAAGATAAAATTGCAAAGAAGGATGAGGAGATCAACCAGCTACAGACTCACAGTCCAAGGGTAAAGACAGGCAAACGTGCTGATTCCTTGCTGAAACATTCGTCCTCCTCCCCAGGAATATCCTCCCTGGGAAGCAAAATGCAACATCGAAGAACGGCATCTGGCGGAAAGGCAATGGGCCTTATCAGTAGGGCAGGCTCCGATGCTGATAACTTCTCTGAGATCAGTGACAGGCATTCTGAAACTAGCTCCATGCAGTCGATTGATGATATTCAGCAGCAGAGGGAGATTATGGTACTTTCCAAGCTCCCTGAAGATGATATGGGTCCGAATTCAGCTGACCCTGAGCTTGCCAGCTTTGGTTACGCTGATTCAGAGGGGAGGTTAAGCGATATATCAGATAGTGGCATATCCATGGGTACAGAAACCGACGGCTCAATAAGTAGCATGGTTGACTTTGCTCTCTTCCCGGAGCAGGAAAAAATAGCTAGCACATGGAAAGAACAAGAAACTGCACCCAACACACCAAAAGATCGACT ACCTAAGGTGACTACTCGAGTACAAAAGGCAACAACACCAAAAACAGCCCCATCTTCTAGTGTGTGGCCCAAATCAAGAGATTCTACTCCTAGATCTTCAG CGTCAGCAAGCACACGAAGAAGCACAATTACACAAGCAACATCCTCACCAAGAACCTCAAATACTCCGAAGCGATGGAATTAG